Genomic window ([Eubacterium] hominis):
AAGTAAAGTTCTTTTTTATTTTTTTGACAATCTTATCCAAAGTACATCTTATGATTCATATTTTTCAATCACACATGAATGTTTTTTTGTTTCTTTATCATAATTGATACCTACTAACAACAGATTATCTAAATATTTTTCTAATCCAAAAAAATATTTCTTTTCTTTGATTTGTTTGATTGCGGTATCTGCATCTTGATTATACTTTAGTTCTATGATCATCGCTGGTTTATCATATCGTGGAATGAACACGACATCCGCAAACCCTTTTCCACTTGGAAATTCTCTTACCATTGTATAATCATTTCGAGCCATGATATATGCTAAATAAATCGTATAAGCGAGTGCGTTTTCATCATTATATTGTAAGATACTGGTTTCTAAATGCGCTTTTTCTATATATTCTGCGACTTGTTCCCCATCACATGCATAGGTTGCCTGTAATAGATTCATGGAGTTTTTTAACGATTCACTAACTGCATTCCAATTAGAATCTTCTATAGAATTGATAAATGATTCTACTACTTCATTATTGGGAATATATACTTCACTTGTTCTTTTATCATATCCTAAATATCCCAAATGAACTAACAATGTAAATACATCATCTTTAGACTTGAAAGTTGTCATATCATTTTGAAATTTACTCGCATTGATGATTACTCTTTTTCTTGCCAATAGTTTAATGATATCATCTTTTAATCCATCAAAATTCATATCAATATACACTTTTAAAGACTCATATGTTTCCGTGGAAGTCCAATAATTAGAGAAGTCATGATCTAATAAGGAACATACGACAGAGCGTGGCGACAACACAGATACTTCTTCATTTAAACGATACCCATCATACCACGCTTTCATTTCTTCAAAACTTGCCTGGTGTTCTTTACATAGCATTTCTACTTCTTCTTCTGTGAATCCCATGAATTTTTCTATAGGTTTTGGTTTGACCATGGAGATTTCTTTAAACATATTTAACGCACTATGTGTGCCATATTTTTTGATTGGTAAAATACCTGTCATATAAACTAGTGAAACATATTGTTGGCCTTTCCATATAAGACGCAAATAATCTAAGTATTTTTCTTGTGCCTTTTTATTATTTACTTCTCCTCTAAAAATGCAATCCCATTCATCCACAATAAAAATAAACGTTTCTTCTCTAGCTAAGAAGATATCAGACAAAACATAATATAGCTCATTTTTATTTAAATAATCAACATCAGGAAACGCTTTCACTAACTCTCTACTTATTGATATATTAATATTTTTAATCATGTCATCAATATCAGGAGTCAAACTATAAAACTGCTGCATATCCATATATATAACGTGATGTTTATTTAAATGTTCTTCATAATCTTGGCATTCTGAAATCTTTAAATCATCAAACAATTCATGTGAATTACATTCTTTAGAATAATAAGCAACTAACATATCTGCGTCAGTTGATTTACCAAATCTTCGTGGTCTAGATATACATGTATATTGATCTGATGTATTAATGATGCTATTTG
Coding sequences:
- a CDS encoding AAA family ATPase, with amino-acid sequence MGMYLNTKNFNFKKARNSKIYVDKSLLIEYTNSIINTSDQYTCISRPRRFGKSTDADMLVAYYSKECNSHELFDDLKISECQDYEEHLNKHHVIYMDMQQFYSLTPDIDDMIKNINISISRELVKAFPDVDYLNKNELYYVLSDIFLAREETFIFIVDEWDCIFRGEVNNKKAQEKYLDYLRLIWKGQQYVSLVYMTGILPIKKYGTHSALNMFKEISMVKPKPIEKFMGFTEEEVEMLCKEHQASFEEMKAWYDGYRLNEEVSVLSPRSVVCSLLDHDFSNYWTSTETYESLKVYIDMNFDGLKDDIIKLLARKRVIINASKFQNDMTTFKSKDDVFTLLVHLGYLGYDKRTSEVYIPNNEVVESFINSIEDSNWNAVSESLKNSMNLLQATYACDGEQVAEYIEKAHLETSILQYNDENALAYTIYLAYIMARNDYTMVREFPSGKGFADVVFIPRYDKPAMIIELKYNQDADTAIKQIKEKKYFFGLEKYLDNLLLVGINYDKETKKHSCVIEKYES